The window TCGGTTTGTGGCGCCGCGCTTTTAAGGCCCGCTCCACCATGCCTTTGCCGATGATGGGCAAGGGGCTGGCGGTGGACCCTATCACGATATCGGCCTCATGCAGGCTGTCGGGCAGGGCTTCTAAGGTAATGGCGCTGGCCGCTACCTTGCCGGCCAGTTCCTGGGCCCGAGCCAGGGTGCGGTTGGCCACGGTGAGGTTGTCCACCCCTTGCTCTTTGAGGTGAGTGGCCACCAGTTCGATGGTTTCGCCGGCGCCAATCAGCATTACCTTGGTGTCGGCCAGGGTCGGGAAGATGTGTTTGGCAAGGCTGACCGCCGCATAGGCCACCGACACCGCGTTGGCGCCTATCTCGGTTTTGGTACGCACCTCTTTGGCCACCCGAAAGCCGTGCTGAAAGAGCTTGTCGAGCAGCTGGTTGACGGTACCGGCCTGGCGGGCCTGGCTGTAGGCCTGCTTGAGCTGGCCGAGAATTTGCGGCTCGCCCAGCACCATCGAATCGAGGCCACAGGCCACCCGCAACAGGTGGGTGATGGCCTGGTCGTTCTGGTAGACGTACAGATAGGGATTGAGCTCGTCGTCAGACAGCTCATGAAATTGGGCCAGCCAGTGGCGCACCGATTGCTCGTCATCGCTTTGGCAAAAAATCTCGGTGCGGTTGCAGGTAGAGAGCACCACCGCCTCGGCCATGCCGGGCAGCGCTGGCAGCTGCGCCAGGGCACGGGGCAGCGAGTCGGGCCCGAAGGCGACTTTTTCGCGCAGCGCCACAGGGGCTGTTGTGTGATTCAGGCCGATAGCCAGTAAGGTCATGAAACGGCGGGTCTCTGGAAATTGGCGAGGCAATTCTACTGAAATTTATAAGGCCATGGAAACCACAGTGCGGCCACCGCTATACTGGCGCCCTATGAAAAAGACATTACTGCTTGTTTTAGCGACCCTTTGGCTCAGTGCCTGCGTCAGCTTCCCTAAAGGCCAATGGCCCAGTCCCAACCGGCCGCTGGTCAACTATGCGGTGCTGGGCAAGGTGGCCATTATTACCCCCGACAAGCGTGATTCTGCCAACCTTTACTGGCAACAGCAGAAACAGACTTTTAACCTCAAGCTCACCAGTTTCCTGGGCACCTCGGTGCTGTCCATGGAAGGGGAGCCCGGTCAGGTCAGCCTCACCAACAGCGAAGGCACCTTCAAAGATACCGATGCCCAGTATCTGTTATATCAATTGACCGGCTGGCAGCTGCCGGTCAACGACTTCCCCCAATGGCTCAAGGGCCAGAGCGGCGAGCGCGGCATGATAGTCAAAAAAGACAGCAAGGGCCGCATCGACACCCTGAAAAGCGAAGGCTGGACCATCCACTACCTGCGCTGGACCCAAGCCGGCGGCCGCGACCTCCCGGCCATGCTGGATATGAGCAAAGACAACATCAAAATCAAATTGCAGATCAACGAATGGCAACCCCGTTAAGCCTGCCGGCGCCGGCCAAACTGAACCTCTTTTTGTTCATTACCGGCCGCCGCCCCGACGGCTACCACGAGCTGCAGACCTTGTTCCAATTTGTCGATTTCGGTGACGAGCTGCACTTTACCCCAAGAGAGGACGGCGCTATCCGGCTGCTGACCGAATTCGAAGGTGTACCGGCCGAGAGCAACCTTATCGTCAAGGCCGCGCGCCTTCTTAAAGAAAAAACCGGCTGCCCCCTTGGCGCCGATATCCGCATCGACAAACGCCTGCCCATGGGCGGCGGTTTGGGGGGCGGTTCGTCCAACGCTGCCACCACCCTGGTGGGCCTTAATCGCTTGTGGGGCTGCGACATCAGCCTCGATACCCTGGCCCAGTGGGGGTTGACCCTCGGCGCCGATGTGCCGATTTTTGTGCGGGGCAAAGCCGCCTTTGCCGAAGGGGTGGGAGAAATTTTTACCGACGCCAATCCGCCCGAATCTTGGTACCTGGTGGTGGTGCCGCCGGTCAGCGTTAATACCGGTTTAGTGTTTCAAGCTGATGACTTAAAAAGGGATACCCCCAAGCGCCCCATCGCCGAGATCCAGCCCGCAGATTGGGCAAACGATTGCGAACCGACGGTTTTTAAGCACTACGGCGTTATTGAAAAGGTTTTTTCGTGGTTGCTAGAATACGCGCCGGCAAGAATGACCGGGACCGGCTGCTGCGTTTTTGCGCGCTTCGACTCTCAAGTCGCCGCCGTAGCTACCCAATCTCTGCTGCCACCGCAATGGCAGAGCTTTGTTGCCAAGGGTGTGAACCGCTCACCGCTGCATGAGCGGCTTGCAGTCTGCGACTGATTTGCAGGGCCGGTATATCCGGTCAAAACTGAACACACAATGCCCCTGAGGTCCTTACCGTGCCTGACATCAAGCTTTTCGCTGGTAATGCTACCCCCGAACTGGCGAAAAAGATCGCCGAACGCCTGTATATCCCCCTGGGAGATGCCGTTGTCACCCGCTTTAGCGATGGCGAGATCAGCGTTCAGATCAACGATCACGTCCGTGGCCTGGATGTCTTTATCATCCAATCTACCTGCGCCCCCACCAACGACAACCTGATGGAACTGGTGGTGATGGTCGACGCCCTGCGTCGCGCCTCTGCCGGCCGTATCACTGCCGTTATCCCCTACTTCGGTTATGCCCGCCAGGACCGCCGCGTGCGCTCCGCCCGGGTACCGATCACCGCCAAGGTAGTGGCCGACTTCCTGTCCAACGTGGGCGTGGACCGGGTACTGACGGTGGATCTGCACGCCGAGCAGATCCAGGGCTTCTTCGATGTGCCGGTAGACAACGTCTTCGGCACGCCGGTGCTGCTTGAGCACATGAAAGCCCAGAACTTTGAAAAACCCATCGTAGTGAGCCCCGATATCGGCGGTGTGGTACGTGCCCGCGCCGTGGCCAAGCTTTTGAACGACACCGACCTTGCCATCATCGACAAACGTCGTCCCCGTGCCAACGAAGCCCAGGTGATGAACATCATCGGTGACGTGCAAGGCCGCGACTGCATCATCGTTGACGACATGATCGACACCGGCGGCACCCTGTGCAAAGCCGCAGAAGCCCTGAAAAACCACGGTGCCCGCAGCGTCTTTGCCTACGCCACCCACCCGGTTTTCTCCGGCAACGCCCCTCAGAACATCACCGACTCGGTGATTGATCAGGTGATCGTGACCGACACCGTGCCGCTGTCTGGCGCCATGAAAGCCTGCGGCAAGGTCACCCAGCTGACCCTGTCTGGCATGCTGGCCGAGGCCATTCGCCGGGTGTCCAACGAAGAGTCCATCTCGGCAATGTTCGAATAAATAAGCACTTTGTGCGTGACAAAGCCCGCTTCGGCGGGCTTTTTTTATGCCTCGGCGTCGTACCGCCGGTTTGGCGGGATACCCCGCGGTTTCAAAGTGTTGGCATTTCTGCTCCAATGCCAAAAGCCCCGGTTATCTAGGAGTGACAATGAAAACCCCCGCTATGGGTGCCCTGGTACTGGCCGCCGCCAGTTTGCAGGCCGCCGCCGC is drawn from Gallaecimonas pentaromativorans and contains these coding sequences:
- the hemA gene encoding glutamyl-tRNA reductase, producing the protein MTLLAIGLNHTTAPVALREKVAFGPDSLPRALAQLPALPGMAEAVVLSTCNRTEIFCQSDDEQSVRHWLAQFHELSDDELNPYLYVYQNDQAITHLLRVACGLDSMVLGEPQILGQLKQAYSQARQAGTVNQLLDKLFQHGFRVAKEVRTKTEIGANAVSVAYAAVSLAKHIFPTLADTKVMLIGAGETIELVATHLKEQGVDNLTVANRTLARAQELAGKVAASAITLEALPDSLHEADIVIGSTASPLPIIGKGMVERALKARRHKPMFFVDLAVPRDIESEVSELDDAFLYTVDDLQQIIDENRAKREAAAAQAEAMVLEQVQAFATWINGLSAVDHIRDYRQQAEGIRQDLLQKAQAQLAGGADAAQVLERLSAQLTNRLIHAPTKALSDAGREGDQARLDTIAGVLGLDNRETP
- the lolB gene encoding lipoprotein insertase outer membrane protein LolB, with translation MKKTLLLVLATLWLSACVSFPKGQWPSPNRPLVNYAVLGKVAIITPDKRDSANLYWQQQKQTFNLKLTSFLGTSVLSMEGEPGQVSLTNSEGTFKDTDAQYLLYQLTGWQLPVNDFPQWLKGQSGERGMIVKKDSKGRIDTLKSEGWTIHYLRWTQAGGRDLPAMLDMSKDNIKIKLQINEWQPR
- the ispE gene encoding 4-(cytidine 5'-diphospho)-2-C-methyl-D-erythritol kinase, whose translation is MATPLSLPAPAKLNLFLFITGRRPDGYHELQTLFQFVDFGDELHFTPREDGAIRLLTEFEGVPAESNLIVKAARLLKEKTGCPLGADIRIDKRLPMGGGLGGGSSNAATTLVGLNRLWGCDISLDTLAQWGLTLGADVPIFVRGKAAFAEGVGEIFTDANPPESWYLVVVPPVSVNTGLVFQADDLKRDTPKRPIAEIQPADWANDCEPTVFKHYGVIEKVFSWLLEYAPARMTGTGCCVFARFDSQVAAVATQSLLPPQWQSFVAKGVNRSPLHERLAVCD
- a CDS encoding ribose-phosphate pyrophosphokinase, which codes for MPDIKLFAGNATPELAKKIAERLYIPLGDAVVTRFSDGEISVQINDHVRGLDVFIIQSTCAPTNDNLMELVVMVDALRRASAGRITAVIPYFGYARQDRRVRSARVPITAKVVADFLSNVGVDRVLTVDLHAEQIQGFFDVPVDNVFGTPVLLEHMKAQNFEKPIVVSPDIGGVVRARAVAKLLNDTDLAIIDKRRPRANEAQVMNIIGDVQGRDCIIVDDMIDTGGTLCKAAEALKNHGARSVFAYATHPVFSGNAPQNITDSVIDQVIVTDTVPLSGAMKACGKVTQLTLSGMLAEAIRRVSNEESISAMFE